Proteins co-encoded in one Brassica oleracea var. oleracea cultivar TO1000 chromosome C4, BOL, whole genome shotgun sequence genomic window:
- the LOC106338252 gene encoding uncharacterized protein LOC106338252 has translation MTSRRSNSRDSDRVRTRTGSANAERIRSGDTQLPRPSTQGAKDPEAEKSVARVKLSSPTGSEGRYRPLKKAKTNGSNRRLGVSGEAAVAKPFHWQFSHSKDCHITEDPDSVAHLVRHVKPAGFPLPSLHNMTEREAYAMEANNKFAATLEKCLQDVPRSDELYEIKKVVRELNLGLKMAQNRERANAAQLAAAEKLGNQAASLEACLRVVSNEKKSALEQVSFLEAKVESSANKFSVDFRRATREAKKTMVDSYLDVLVFLKEKWEKKKAVTDCEAHLWEVVANIDLLKEIMSNNLLASDELLRLRAKEIELGSEVDVIATLDFSVGKLDMPQISEDLPEDFFEKVPSPADDVAMCSSDRFEDGEFSIGE, from the exons ATGACTTCGAGAAGATCCAACTCTCGCGATTCCGATAGGGTGCGAACTCGAACTGGTAGTGCCAATGCGGAACGTATTCGATCCGGAGAT ACCCAACTTCCGCGGCCTTCAACCCAAGGGGCCAAAGACCCTGAGGCTGAAAAATCTGTTGCTCGCGTTAAGTTGAGTAGCCCAACGGGTTCGGAGGGGCGTTATCGTCCTCTGAAGAAGGCTAAAACGAATGGCTCCAATCGTCGTCTTGGTGTCTCGGGTGAAGCGGCTGTTGCTAAGCCGTTCCACTGGCAGTTCTCGCATTCCAAGGATTGTCATATTACGGAAGATCCAGATAGTGTTGCTCATTTGGTGAGGCACGTCAAACCTGCTGGATTTCCACTTCCCTCTTTGCATAATATGACGGAGCGCGAGGCTTAC GCTATGGAGGCTAACAACAAGTTTGCGGCGACTTTAGAAAAATGCCTGCAAGATGTTCCGCGTTCTGACGAACTTTATGAAATAAAGAAGGTTGTTCGTGAGCTAAATCTCGGTCTGAAGATGGCTCAAAACCGGGAGCGTGCCAATGCTGCTCAACTGGCCGCCGCTGAAAAGCTGGGAAATCAGGCTGCTTCGCTCGAAGCTTGTCTGCGAGTTGTGAGTAACGAAAAGAAGTCTGCCCTCGAGCAAGTTTCCTTTTTGGAAGCGAAGGTTGAATCTTCTGCCAATAAGTTCTCTGTCGACTTTCGCCGCGCGACTCGTGAGGCCAAAAAGACTATGGTGGATAGCTATCTGGATGTGCTGGTCTTTCTGAAGGAAAAATGGGAAAAGAAGAAGGCTGTAACTGATTGTGAGGCTCATCTTTGGGAAGTCGTGGCAAATATAGATCTCTTGAAGGAGATCATGAGCAACAATCTCCTAGCTTCGGATGAGTTGTTGCGGCTTCGAGCGAAGGAGATCGAGCTTGGGTCCGAGGTCGATGTGATTGCAACTTTGGATTTCTCCGTTGGGAAGCTCGACATGCCTCAGATTTCAGAGGATCTGCCAGAGGATTTCTTCGAAAAGGTCCCTTCTCCGGCTGATGACGTGGCGATGTGCTCGAGTGATCGCTTTGAGGATGGTGAATTCAGCATCGGAGAGTAG
- the LOC106338254 gene encoding uncharacterized protein LOC106338254 produces the protein MSLSFNFPRPTTEADDLENLYKAYGVDRTVVLDLAGTNETPETVREGYYGAYLSFFHSCGLTFLIPEPILEVLAGLGLSLTQLLPNFLRHLVAFLVKAREEGLAFGVSEFRQLVLVKQNKQNPGTFLVSPHPGRHIIEDIPYRDEKWREQFFVLKMDRASMCDFDFSQLPRRWAENIVPSGSSSMSDEIRDLMNWFASRGRASEKSPLISIHDSDDKDVSGETRPPVSLSPGSEDENVAASRKRCRSSEGDLPGLSRPRFVYEGDGSSFAAQSDLISLAGHMRSAGYRLPSLASSYVVTIKDHVVASRNDKEIESIGSEIKRLSEELEATKREGKKDDEKIEVLTEDRRRVHLENETLTSQMVAQRARIAAPEVERDWDIRRASRIARRDIAAKYREVLESLKGSWASKKKEVYAEIRLQEVTANIDLLNELKDGGLTMDAELARLKGMKGDYEDLVALAAVPDWLISELDLP, from the exons ATGTCCTTGTCGTTCAATTTTCCTCGTCCGACTACCGAGGCTGATGATCTCGAGAACCTTTACAAGGCGTACGGGGTCGATCGTACCGTCGTTCTTGATTTGGCCGGTACGAATGAGACTCCCGAAACCGTGAGAGAAGGCTACTACGGAGCCTATCTTTCCTTCTTTCATTCCTGCGGTCTTACCTTCCTGATCCCGGAGCCAATACTGGAGGTCCTGGCGGGGCTTGGGTTATCGCTTACCCAGCTTCTCCCAAATTTTCTTAGGCATCTTGTCGCCTTCTTGGTTAAGGCTAGGGAGGAGGGTCTTGCTTTTGGTGTTAGTGAGTTTCGTCAGCTCGTTCTGGTGAAGCAGAATAAGCAGAACCCTGGTACTTTTCTCGTGTCTCCGCACCCAGGTCGCCACATCATCGAGGACATCCCTTATCGCGACGAGAAGTGGCGCGAGCAATTTTTCGTTTTGAAGATGGATCGAGCATCTATGTGTGACTTTGATTTCTCCCAGCTTCCCCGGCGTTGGGCTGAGAATATCG TTCCTTCTGGAAGTTCTTCAATGTCGGATGAGATCCGCGATCTGATGAACTG GTTTGCATCGAGGGGACGAGCTTCCGAAAAATCTCCCTTGATCTCGATTCATGATTCCGACGACAAAGATGTTTCAGGAGAGACTCGACCTCCTGTCTCGTTGAGCCCTGGCTCAGAAGACGAGAACGTGGCGGCGAGTCGTAAGCGATGTCGGTCATCGGAAGGTGACTTGCCCGGTCTGTCTCGTCCTAGGTTTGTTTATGAGGGAGATGGCTCTTCGTTTGCGGCCCAAAGCGACTTAATTTCCCTTGCTGGTCACATGAGGTCTGCGGGTTACCGTCTCCCATCTCTCGCTTCCTCT TACGTCGTGACGATAAAGGATCATGTCGTGGCTTCTCGGAACGACAAGGAAATCGAGAGTATTGGTTCTGAGATCAAGAGGCTTTCGGAGGAGCTCGAAGCCACCAAGCGAGAAGGGAAGAAGGATGACGAGAAGATCGAAGTCTTGACTGAAGACCGGAGGAGAGTTCATCTGGAGAACGAGACTCTCACGTCCCAGATGGTTGCTCAAAGGGCAAGAATTGCGGCGCCTGAGGTCGAGAGAGATTGGGACATTCGCCGCGCTTCTCGTATTGCTCGTCGCGATATTGCGGCAAAGTATCGGGAAGTTCTCGAATCTTTGAAGGGTAGTTGGGCGAGCAAGAAGAAGGAAGTGTATGCTGAGATCCGGCTACAAGAAGTGACCGCCAACATCGACCTCCTGAACGAGCTTAAGGATGGGGGCTTGACTATGGATGCGGAGCTTGCAAGATTAAAGGGAATGAAAGGAGATTACGAGGATCTTGTCGCCCTAGCCGCCGTGCCGGATTGGTTGATCTCCGAGCTCGATCTTCCTTAA
- the LOC106341742 gene encoding cytochrome P450 94C1 — MLLIISFTIAFFIFLFFHTLFHQKLRYCNCEICHAYLTSSWRNDFVNLGDWYAHLLRRSPTSTIKVHVLNSVITANPSNVEHILKTRFHNYPKGKQFSVILGDLLGRGIFNSDGDTWRFQRKLASLELRSVSVRVFAHEIVKMEIETRLIPVLNSFSTEPGSVLDLQDVFRRFSFDTISKLSFGFDPNCLRFPFPTSEFAVAFDTASMLSAKRALAPFPLLWKVKRMFKIGSEKELKESINVINRLAGDLIKQRRLTGLTNKNNDLISRFMAVVAEDDDKYLRDIVVSFLLAGRDTVAAGLTGFFWLLTRHPKMENRIREELDRVMGPGFDSFTASCGEMREMHYLHAALYESMRLYPPVQFDSKFALKDDVLADGTRVTGGTRVTYHPYAMGRMIRIWGPDYEEFKPERWLDKEGKFRSESPVKYPIFQAGARVCVGKEMAIMEMKSIAVAMIRKFETRVKGPGSTETLRFAPGLTATVNGGLPVIIKVRKA, encoded by the coding sequence ATGTTACTAATCATATCCTTCACCATCGCCTTCTTCATATTCTTATTCTTCCACACACTATTCCATCAAAAGCTACGTTACTGCAACTGCGAGATCTGCCATGCTTATCTCACTTCAAGCTGGCGAAACGACTTCGTCAATCTCGGCGATTGGTACGCCCATCTTCTCCGGCGTTCTCCGACGTCGACGATCAAAGTCCACGTCCTCAACAGCGTCATCACCGCGAACCCTTCGAACGTCGAGCACATACTCAAGACGCGTTTCCACAACTACCCGAAAGGCAAACAGTTCTCCGTCATCCTAGGGGATCTCTTAGGCCGCGGGATATTCAATTCCGATGGTGACACGTGGCGTTTCCAGAGAAAGCTCGCGAGTTTGGAGCTCAGGAGCGTCTCCGTTAGAGTTTTCGCTCACGAGATCGTCAAGATGGAGATCGAAACGCGGTTAATCCCGGTTTTGAACTCGTTCTCGACCGAACCCGGTTCGGTTCTGGATCTGCAGGATGTTTTCAGGAGATTCTCGTTCGACACGATCAGCAAACTGAGTTTCGGGTTCGACCCGAATTGTCTCCGGTTTCCTTTTCCGACGTCGGAATTCGCCGTCGCGTTCGACACGGCTTCGATGCTGTCGGCGAAACGCGCGTTGGCTCCGTTTCCTCTCTTGTGGAAAGTCAAAAGAATGTTTAAAATTGGGTCAGAGAAAGAGCTTAAAGAATCTATCAATGTTATAAACCGGTTAGCCGGAGATTTGATCAAGCAACGGAGGTTAACCGGTTTAACTAATAAAAACAACGATTTGATCTCGAGATTCATGGCGGTTGTCGCGGAGGATGACGACAAGTATCTCCGAGACATCGTCGTAAGCTTTCTATTGGCTGGTCGGGACACGGTTGCAGCCGGTTTAACCGGATTCTTTTGGTTATTGACACGTCACCCGAAAATGGAGAACCGGATACGTGAAGAATTGGACCGGGTCATGGGCCCCGGTTTTGACTCATTCACTGCCTCCTGCGGTGAAATGAGAGAGATGCATTATTTGCATGCGGCGCTGTATGAAAGCATGAGATTGTATCCGCCGGTTCAATTTGATTCCAAATTCGCTCTAAAGGACGACGTTCTGGCTGATGGTACGCGTGTTACTGGAGGGACTAGAGTCACGTATCATCCTTATGCGATGGGTCGGATGATCCGCATCTGGGGCCCTGACTACGAAGAGTTTAAACCAGAGAGGTGGTTGGATAAGGAAGGTAAATTCCGGTCTGAAAGTCCGGTTAAGTATCCAATTTTCCAAGCCGGAGCTAGGGTTTGTGTGGGGAAAGAAATGGCCATTATGGAGATGAAATCTATAGCCGTGGCGATGATTAGGAAGTTCGAAACACGGGTCAAGGGTCCCGGATCGACCGAGACGCTCCGGTTTGCTCCGGGTCTCACGGCAACGGTTAACGGTGGATTGCCGGTTATAATCAAAGTGAGGAAAGCTTAA
- the LOC106338255 gene encoding uncharacterized protein LOC106338255 translates to MTERMKKGHVENVKSVVDVEVESMLDCGMLGFPCTGNKLSWAGKRTNGTVRCRLDRALGNEDWHEKFPHSKVQYLRMWGSDHRPVLADILSKPTRKRKTFKFDKRWLESEEIRQVILDGWNSSDLSPDASKWIIYPAAEKHYLSGKEKGI, encoded by the exons ATGACGGAGAGGATGAAAAAGGGACACGTTGAGAATGTGAAGAGCGTGGTAGATGTTGAGGTGGAATCAATGTTGG ATTGTGGAATGCTAGGATTCCCATGCACTGGGAACAAACTATCATGGGCTGGAAAGCGCACTAATGGCACTGTTCGGTGTCGCCTTGATCGTGCTCTTGGCAATGAAGACTGGCATGAAAAGTTTCCACACTCCAAAGTCCAGTACTTAAGAATGTGGGGATCAGATCATCGTCCGGTCCTTGCGGATATACTATCTAAGCCAACCAGAAAGAGGAAAACTTTCAAGTTTGATAAGCGTTGGTTAGAAAGTGAAGAAATAAGACAAGTAATCTTAGATGGCTGGAACTCCTCTGATCTTTCCCCGGATGCAAGCAAGTGGATCATATATCCAGCTGCAGAAAAGCATTATCTCAGTGGAAAAGAGAAAGGGATATAA
- the LOC106338256 gene encoding uncharacterized protein LOC106338256, with protein sequence MWKKLLKLRPLTRELTKMEVNNGSMSSFWFDRWSQLGVLIDLTGERGYLPLGISIDSTVENAVNTYRRRRHRNPVLMQIESEILHLQEQGLPQCEDVCLWMHENGEFRPGFVTSQTWNLTRLHAPRVPWFKGIWFKEATPKYSFLSWIAVHNRLSTGDRLLRWNPQAISTCWLCSAGLETRDHLFFECSFSAEVWRGTIRGLDGGGCSVHWPTVIQRLVVGSQDYLATFLLRYCFQATVYAIWFDRNKRRVGETPQPVARLLIFLYKLIRNRISSLRKKAGNKYEKAMELWFGSR encoded by the coding sequence ATGTGGAAGAAGCTTCTAAAGCTAAGACCCTTGACGAGGGAGCTGACCAAAATGGAAGTAAACAATGGTTCGATGTCGTCCTTCTGGTTTGACAGGTGGTCTCAGTTGGGAGTCTTGATTGACCTAACGGGGGAAAGAGGCTATCTGCCTCTCGGTATCTCGATAGATTCAACAGTTGAGAACGCTGTAAACACTTACCGAAGGCGTCGACACAGAAACCCTGTTTTGATGCAAATTGAGAGTGAGATTCTGCATCTTCAAGAGCAAGGTCTTCCCCAATGTGAGGATGTTTGTCTATGGATGCACGAAAATGGTGAGTTTAGACCAGGGTTTGTGACTTCTCAAACTTGGAACCTTACCAGACTGCATGCTCCTCGTGTTCCTTGGTTCAAAGGGATTTGGTTTAAAGAGGCCACTCCTAAGTACTCCTTCCTCAGTTGGATTGCAGTCCATAACAGGTTATCGACTGGGGATAGGTTGCTCAGGTGGAATCCTCAAGCAATTTCTACTTGTTGGCTGTGTAGTGCTGGCCTAGAAACTCGAGATCATTTATTTTTTGAGTGCTCCTTCTCGGCGGAGGTTTGGAGAGGTACGATAAGGGGTTTGGATGGTGGGGGCTGCTCTGTTCACTGGCCTACTGTGATACAAAGACTGGTGGTAGGATCGCAAGACTATCTAGCTACCTTTCTCTTGCGCTATTGCTTCCAAGCAACAGTATATGCAATATGGTTTGATAGGAACAAGCGCAGAGTTGGAGAGACTCCACAACCTGTCGCTCGACTTCTCATCTTTTTGTACAAGTTGATTCGCAATAGAATCTCTTCGCTGAGGAAGAAAGCAGGAAACAAGTATGAGAAGGCCATGGAGTTATGGTTTGGGAGTAGATAA